The sequence ATCAGCTTCTCGAAATCGGCCACCTCGTCCTCGCTCAACTCGCCGATGCAGGCATCGGCGAAACGGCCCATCAGCAGGTCCATCTCGCGGGTGCCGCGATGCCAGGAGCGGTAGAGGATGCGGCGACGGCGGGCATCGAGGCCCGCGCTGGAGCGCGTGGTTCCGGTCATGTCCAGGTCTCGGTTTCGCGGTGACGCCAGCGCGGCCGCGCGCAAGAGGCGCCGGTTCTAGCGCGGGCTGGGCCCGCTGTCAGGTGGCTTGTCGGCATGGCAGATAGAACGCCCGGGAAGCGATTGCGCGCCGGCCCGCCATCGTCCACCTTCCGCCCATCATGCGGCCCGACCTTCTCAATCCCTATTTCGCCGAAATCACCGGCCTTCCCGGCATCGGCCCCAAGCTCGCGCGGCCCTTCAACCGCCTGCTCGGGCGGGAGGAGGGCGCGCGCGTGCTCGATCTCCTGCTGCACCTGCCATCCTCCACCATCGACCGCCGCGCCCGCCCGACACTGGCGGAAATCGTGCCCGACACGGTGGTGACGGTGGAAATCCATGTCGACCGCCATGTCCCCACCCCGCGCGGCTCGCGCGCGCCCTACCGTGTCTATGGCCACGACGCCACCGGCGACCTGACGCTCGCCTTCTTCAAGGCCGAGCGCAGCTGGATGGAGCGGCTGCTGCCCGTGGGCGAAACGCGCTGGGTGTCGGGCACCGTCACGCTCTACGACGGCATGGCGCAGATGGTTCACCCCGACCGGGTGGTGGACGCCGCCGGCCTCGCGAAGCTGCCGCCGATCGAGCCGCTTTATCCGCTCGTCGAGGGGCTGGGCCAGGGCCATCTGCGCCGCGCCATCGAGGCCGCGTTCACCCAAGTGCCGGAGCTGCCGGAATGGCGCGCCGACCCGCCCGGCATCGGCTTTCTCGACGCGCTGCGCAAGGTGCACCAGCCGCGCGAGACGCTGGATGCAAGCCCGCAGGGCCCCGCCTGGCAGCGTCTCGCCTATGACGAACTGCTCGCCGGCCAACTCGCCCTCGCCCTGCTACGCGCCAGCACGGTGAAGCAGGCAGGGCGGCCGAGCGTGGGCGATGGGCGGCTCTCGGCGCGCATTCTCAGTGCCCTGCCCTTTTCCCTCACGGGATCGCAGACCGAGGCGCTCAAAGCCATCCGCGCCGATCTCGGGTCAGAGGACCGCATGCTGCGCCTGCTGCAGGGCGATGTCGGCTCGGGCAAGACCGTGGTGGCGCTGCTGGCGGCGGCCACCGTGATCGAGGCCGGCCGGCAGGCGGCCTTGATGGCACCGACGGAAATCCTCGCCCGCCAGCACATGAAGACCATCGCCCCGCTGGCGGAAGCGGCGGGGCTTCGCGTTGCCCTGCTCACCGGGCGGGAGAAGGGGCGCGGGCGGGCGGAGCTTCTGGCCCGGCTCGCGGCCGGCGCGATCGATCTCGTCATCGGCACCCATGCGCTGTTTCAGGAAGGGGTGGATTTCCACGACCTCGCGCTCGCCATCGTCGATGAGCAGCACCGCTTCGGCGTGCATCAGCGCCTCGCGCTCGCCGCCAAGGGCGAGGCGGTGGATGTGCTGGTCATGACCGCGACGCCGATCCCGCGCACGCTGGTGCTGACCTATTTCGGCGACATGGATTCCAGCGAGCTGCGCGAGAAGCCGGCCGGCCGCCAGCCCATCGACACCCGCGCCATCCCCTCCGACCGGATTGACGAGATTGTTGCCCGGCTCGGCCGCGCGCTGGCGGAAGGACGCCGCGCCTACTGGATCTGCCCGCTAGTCGAGGAATCGGAAACCTCCGACCTCGCCGCCGCCGAGGCCCGCTTTGCCGATCTCGCGGCACATTTTGGCGCCCGTGTCGGCCTCGTCCACGGCAAGATGAAGGGGGCGGAGAAAGACGCCGCCATGGCCGCTTTCGCCGCTGGGGAAACACAGCTCCTCGTCGCCACCACCGTGGTCGAGGTGGGCGTCGATGTGCCCGAGGCCAGCATCATCGTGATCGAACATGCGGAACGTTTCGGCCTCGCGCAGCTTCATCAGCTGCGCGGCCGGGTCGGGCGCGGTTCGGAAGCCTCCACCTGCGTGCTGCTCTACCGCCGCCCGCTGGGGGAGATCGCCCGCCAACGGCTGGAAGCGCTACGCTCCTCCGAGGACGGGTTCTTCCTCGCCGAGCAGGATCTGAAGCTGCGCGGCGAGGGCGACGTGCTCGGCACACGGCAGAGCGGCTTTCCCGGCTTCAAGCTGGCGCGGCTTGAGGTGCATGGCGATCTTCTCGTCGCGGCGCGGGCCGAGGCGCTGGAGATCGTCAAGAACGATTCTGATCTTCGCGGCCCGCGTGGCGCGGCCCTGCGGCTGTTGCTACATGTGTTCGAGCGCGACGTGGCGGTGAAGCTGCTCAGCGCGGGGTAATGACGAGAGGACGAGCTCCAACGACTTGGCGATGCGATGATGCACCCCTGCATGACAGAGCCTGAGCGGAAAACGTCTTCCCTTGCGGCACCTGTGCGCTGGGCAATGTTTGCCCTCGCCTGGGTCTGCGTCGGGCTGGGCATTGTCGGGCTCGTCACGCCGGTCATGCCCGGCACGGTGTTCCTCATTCTCGCGGCATGGCTGTTCACCCGTTCCTCACCGCGCTTCGAGCGCTGGCTGCTCACCCATCCGCGCCTCGGCCCCTCCGTGGTGGCGTGGCGGGCGAATGGCGTGGTGCCGCGCTGGGCGCAACTTGTCGCCACCGGCAGCATGGCCGGCAGCTTCGTGCTGCTGGTCGTCATCGGCCTTTCCGTGCCGGTTCTGGCGATCATTGGCGCGATCTTCGTCGGCACCAGCGCCTATCTGCTCACCCGGCCGACCGCATGAGCGAAGCGGCGCCACCCGCCGGGCTGATCCTCGCCGGCGGCCTGTCGCGCCGCATGGGCGGGGGCGACAAGGGGCTGAAGCGGCTCGGCGGCGAGACGGTGCTGGCGCGCATCGCCGCCCGGCTGGCGCCGCAGGTGTCGCCGCTTCTGCTCAACGCCAATGGTCCGGCGGCGCGCTTCGGGCTGGATCTGCCTGTGGTGGCGGACACATTGCCGGGCCAACCCGGCCCGCTCGCCGGCCTGCTCGCCGGGCTCGACCATGTCGCGCGCGAACTGCCGGGCGCGCGCCACCTGCTCACCGTGCCGAGCGACTGCCCGTTCCTGCCCCATGACCTCGCCGCGCGTCTTGCCGCCGCTGCCGGGGAAGCGGGGGCGGCCTATGCGACCTCCGGCTGGCGCGAGCACCCGGTGGTCGGGCTGTGGCCGGTGGCGGCCCGCGCGGCGCTGCGCCGCCTGCTGGTGGAGGAAGACGAGCGGCGGATGATGCGTTGGGTGCGTGAAGTCGGCGCCGTGCCGGTGGAATGGCCGGCTACGCCGCTCGACCCGTTCCACAACCTCAACACGCCCGACGACCTTCTCGCCGCCGAGCGCCTGCTCGCCGCCTATCCCGCGCTGTGAGCCGACGGGCGCCAGGCGATGGAATCGACCGGGGCGGCGTGCTGGTCGGCGAAATCGGCGATGGCCTCGATATCGTCGAGGTCGATCACCGGGCGCGGGCAGCCGGGCACCGCGTGGTCGGAGGCGAGGCCGAGGATGAACGGATCGTCGGGATAAAGGAACGGCTTGCCGAGTTCCGCGCGATGGACCTCGATCTTGGGATGGTGGTCCTGCTTGAAGCCTTCCACCAGCACGAGATCCACCGGCGAAAGGCGGGCGACGAGTTCCGGCAGGTCCGGCTCCGGCGCGCCGCGCAGCTCATGCATCAGCGCCCAGCGATTGGCCGAGGAAATCAGCACCTCGCTCGCGCCCACGGTGCGGTGGGTGTGCGAATCCTTGCCCGGCTTGTCGACATCGAAATTATGGTGCGCGTGCTTCACCGTGGAGACGCGGTGCCCACGCCCGACCAGAACGGGAATGAGCCGCGCCAGAAGCGTCGTCTTGCCCGCGCCGCTCCACCCCGCGAATCCGATCAGCCGCATTGTCGCCTCCCCGCGCCCTTTTCCCAGCACTTCGGCCCTCGCAGCCCCCGCGTCAAGTCATCGAGGCGGGTGGGCCCATCACGCTTGCGCCGGGCCGCCGGCTGCGGAGGCGCTTGCCCTCGGTGCCGTCCCGGCGTAACCCGCGCATCATGGCCACCGCCGTTTCCGACGAGCCCCCGCTCCGGCTCGACCTCAAAGGGTTGAAATGCCCGCTGCCGGCGCTGCACACGCGCCGGGCGCTGGCCCGCGCGCAAGTGGGCGCCGTGATCGTCGTTGAGTGTACCGACCCGATGGCCGCCATCGACATTCCCCATCTCGTGCGCCAGGACGGCCATGAACTGGTGGCGCAGCAGCGGCAGGGCGACACGCTGAGCTTTCAAATTCGCAAGCATGAGACGCCGGCTGCGCGCGAGGGGGATGGTCATCCCGCCGGAGTCACTTCTATCTAGCGGCGCTGGTTCCGCCACGGGGTTTGCCAATGAAGCTGACGCGCCGTCTGTTCACCCTTACCGGCCTTGTCGGCCTCACTGTCCACCTCACTGCACTCACTGGTCACGCCACTTCGGCGCAGGCGCCGCATCACGGCCAGAGCGCCGCCGCCCCGCTGCCGTCGCGCGCCGACACCCATGTCTATCTGCTGCGCGGTCTATTTGGCGTGTTCTCGCAAGGACTTGACGCGCTGGCGCAGGAACTGGTGGCGCAGGGCTACCATGCCGAGCTCTATGGCTGGGACGAGGCGCAGCAGGTGATCGCGCTGATCGAGCGGCGGGAGGTTGAGGGCCATGAGGGGCCGACGATTCTCATCGGCCACTCGCTTGGCGCCAACGCGGTGACAAATATCGCTAACGCGTTGCAATCTCAGGGGATTGCGGTCGATCTCGCGGTGACGTTCGACGCCACCGACCCCGATCCGGTGCCGGAGAATGTCGCGATTCTGATCAATTTCTGGGCCGCCGACGGCTTCGGCGAACCTGTCGAAGCGTCTCCCGGCTATACCGGGGACCTTGAAAACATTGATCTTTCCGGCCAGCCGGGCATCGACCATACGAGCATCGACTCGATGGACCAGTTCCACCAGACCGTCATCGCGCGGCTGGAAAGCCTGACCGGAAACTAGACTGCCGGCTCCCGAAAAGAGAGCCGGCGCAAAGGCTTACTTGAGTGCGGCGTCAACCGCCTGGCGCACGAAGGCTTCCGGCGAGATCTTCGCCGCCGCCGCCTTGGTGTTGATGGCGTTGAGGATTTCCGGCGGGAAGGGCACGTCGAGAATCACCGCGTCGGCGCTGTCGAGCGAATAGACGGTGCGCACGACCCGCGAGGCGAAGCTCGCCACAGCCTGGGTCTTCTGCGCGTCGGAAAGGCCGGATTTCGCAGCAACGGCAGGGCAGTAGGCGGAAATGACGCCGTCGATGATCAGGCCGGAGGAAAAGCCCGCGGCGCGCAGACCGTCCACCGCCGCATCCAGCGCCTCCGGCTTGTCGAGCCCATCGCCCGTGGGCAGCACGGACTTGATCGTCGCCGCCTGCGCGGCTTCGAGCGTGCTCTTCGGGCACTCGAAGGCTCCAGCCGCGAGAGCCGGCTGCGCCGCCACCAGGGCAAGAGCGAAAACCGAGGCCGGGAGAAACGGTGCGTAGGACATCTCAACTCCTGCTACGGAAACGGCTTCCAGAATATGCCTTTGCGCGTGGTGAGCCCGCTGGGACTCGAACCCAGGACCTCATGATTAAAAGTCACGCGCTCTAACCAGCTGAGCTACGGGCCCCCACGAGAAGGGGGATTAAGGGTTTCGCACCGCGAAGGCAAGCGGACGGCGCGTCGCGGCGGCACCTATCAAGAGCCTGATGGGGGTGCCAAATGTTTCATATTGCACGTGCGCAAGAACACCACGTCGATCATGCCGCTTCCGGTGCGGCTTTGGCGCCATTAGCTTGCAGCCATGACATTCGGGAGCGCCGCCGGCCCTCCCAGGGGCAAGGAGCAGACACATGGCAAAAGTTCTGGTGCTGTATTATTCGACCTACGGCCATATCGAGACGATGGCGGAAGCCGTTGCCGAAGGCGCGCGTGAGGCGGGTGCCGAGGCGGTGGTGAAGCGGGTGCCGGAGACGGTGCCGGAGGAGATCGCCCGGCAGAACCACTTCAAGCTCGACCAGAAGGCGCCGGTCGCCACGGTGGACGAGTTGAAGGACTACGACGCGATCATCTTCGGCGCCCCGACCCGCTTCGGCACGGTCGCCTCGCAGATGCGCAGCTTTATCGACCAGACCGGCGGGCTGTGGTTCACCGGCGCGCTCGTGGGCAAGGTCGGTTCGGTGTTCACCTCCTCCGCCACCCAGCATGGCGGCCAGGAATCGACCATTCTCGGCTTCGTGCCGACCCTGCTGCACCACGGCATGGTGGTGGTTGGCCTGCCCTACGCCTTCCAGGGCCAGATGGGTGTTGACGAGATCAAGGGCGGCTCGCCTTACGGCGCGTCGACGATCGCCAATGGCGATGGTTCGCGTCAGCCTTCCGAAGTCGAGCTGGCGGGTGCCCGCTTCCAGGGCAAGCATGTTGCCACCATCGCGGCCAAGCTGGCCTGATCACGCGTACCTGTGGCCATTTGAGCCAAGTCATCCCGGCGGAAGCAAGACTTCGCGCCGGGATTTCTCAGCGCGCCGGAATATCTCCGCGTGCCCAGCCTTCCTTCACCTCGGCCTTGAACGCCTCGAACCGGCCTTCGGCGATGGCGGCGCGGATGCCGGCCATCAGGCTCTGGTAATAGGCGAGGTTCACCCAGGTGAGCAGCATGGAGCCTAGCATCTCGTCGCAGCGCACGAGGTGATGCAAATAGGCGCGCGAATAGTCCCGCGCCGCCGGACAGTCGCTTTCCTCGTCGAGCGGGCGAGGGTCCTCGGCGT comes from Ancylobacter polymorphus and encodes:
- a CDS encoding YbaN family protein, coding for MFALAWVCVGLGIVGLVTPVMPGTVFLILAAWLFTRSSPRFERWLLTHPRLGPSVVAWRANGVVPRWAQLVATGSMAGSFVLLVVIGLSVPVLAIIGAIFVGTSAYLLTRPTA
- the mobA gene encoding molybdenum cofactor guanylyltransferase MobA, coding for MSEAAPPAGLILAGGLSRRMGGGDKGLKRLGGETVLARIAARLAPQVSPLLLNANGPAARFGLDLPVVADTLPGQPGPLAGLLAGLDHVARELPGARHLLTVPSDCPFLPHDLAARLAAAAGEAGAAYATSGWREHPVVGLWPVAARAALRRLLVEEDERRMMRWVREVGAVPVEWPATPLDPFHNLNTPDDLLAAERLLAAYPAL
- the wrbA gene encoding NAD(P)H:quinone oxidoreductase — its product is MAKVLVLYYSTYGHIETMAEAVAEGAREAGAEAVVKRVPETVPEEIARQNHFKLDQKAPVATVDELKDYDAIIFGAPTRFGTVASQMRSFIDQTGGLWFTGALVGKVGSVFTSSATQHGGQESTILGFVPTLLHHGMVVVGLPYAFQGQMGVDEIKGGSPYGASTIANGDGSRQPSEVELAGARFQGKHVATIAAKLA
- the mobB gene encoding molybdopterin-guanine dinucleotide biosynthesis protein B, whose protein sequence is MRLIGFAGWSGAGKTTLLARLIPVLVGRGHRVSTVKHAHHNFDVDKPGKDSHTHRTVGASEVLISSANRWALMHELRGAPEPDLPELVARLSPVDLVLVEGFKQDHHPKIEVHRAELGKPFLYPDDPFILGLASDHAVPGCPRPVIDLDDIEAIADFADQHAAPVDSIAWRPSAHSAG
- a CDS encoding sulfurtransferase TusA family protein — protein: MPSRRNPRIMATAVSDEPPLRLDLKGLKCPLPALHTRRALARAQVGAVIVVECTDPMAAIDIPHLVRQDGHELVAQQRQGDTLSFQIRKHETPAAREGDGHPAGVTSI
- a CDS encoding alpha/beta hydrolase yields the protein MKLTRRLFTLTGLVGLTVHLTALTGHATSAQAPHHGQSAAAPLPSRADTHVYLLRGLFGVFSQGLDALAQELVAQGYHAELYGWDEAQQVIALIERREVEGHEGPTILIGHSLGANAVTNIANALQSQGIAVDLAVTFDATDPDPVPENVAILINFWAADGFGEPVEASPGYTGDLENIDLSGQPGIDHTSIDSMDQFHQTVIARLESLTGN
- the recG gene encoding ATP-dependent DNA helicase RecG, whose product is MRPDLLNPYFAEITGLPGIGPKLARPFNRLLGREEGARVLDLLLHLPSSTIDRRARPTLAEIVPDTVVTVEIHVDRHVPTPRGSRAPYRVYGHDATGDLTLAFFKAERSWMERLLPVGETRWVSGTVTLYDGMAQMVHPDRVVDAAGLAKLPPIEPLYPLVEGLGQGHLRRAIEAAFTQVPELPEWRADPPGIGFLDALRKVHQPRETLDASPQGPAWQRLAYDELLAGQLALALLRASTVKQAGRPSVGDGRLSARILSALPFSLTGSQTEALKAIRADLGSEDRMLRLLQGDVGSGKTVVALLAAATVIEAGRQAALMAPTEILARQHMKTIAPLAEAAGLRVALLTGREKGRGRAELLARLAAGAIDLVIGTHALFQEGVDFHDLALAIVDEQHRFGVHQRLALAAKGEAVDVLVMTATPIPRTLVLTYFGDMDSSELREKPAGRQPIDTRAIPSDRIDEIVARLGRALAEGRRAYWICPLVEESETSDLAAAEARFADLAAHFGARVGLVHGKMKGAEKDAAMAAFAAGETQLLVATTVVEVGVDVPEASIIVIEHAERFGLAQLHQLRGRVGRGSEASTCVLLYRRPLGEIARQRLEALRSSEDGFFLAEQDLKLRGEGDVLGTRQSGFPGFKLARLEVHGDLLVAARAEALEIVKNDSDLRGPRGAALRLLLHVFERDVAVKLLSAG
- a CDS encoding succinate dehydrogenase assembly factor 2, producing the protein MTGTTRSSAGLDARRRRILYRSWHRGTREMDLLMGRFADACIGELSEDEVADFEKLIEVEDPDLFGWLGSGEPSPEFDTPVFHRFRQFHLSGEGLPPI